TTTCATTGTTATTACCGTGAATGGCATAGGTATTGCCATTTGTACGATTTACATCTAGTCCTAACCAACGTTTTCCTAAGGGATTGCGAGGGTCTCCCCCAGGAATATGTCCTGTATAATAAGGCCGATTTTTAATCTTGTTCACGATTTTAAAGATGCCCACAGGTGTTTTCTCCCATGTTTTACCCGTAGCCACTGGATTAATAACTTCTATATAGCCATTGTGAAAATAAGCAAGTTTGTTGTATTATATTTAGGTTAGACAAGTAAAACTGTTGAAAATAAAAAGCCCTCACATTTTAGATATGTCTAATATGTGAGGGCTTAACTTTATAACTTTGTAAAGTAATCGGTGAGCTTTTCATTTTCTTTTTGGCGCAACTCTCTATTTTCTTTTTCTAATTGTTGATTTTTTTTCTCTAACTTTTCAATTCTTCTTTTGAGGGAAGAGATGACCGCGTTCTGATTATTTTCATCCCGTTTAATTCTATCATCCACAAATGCTTTTTCTTGTTGATTTCGCAAGAAATCAATGCGCTCTTTGAGTTCTATATGATTGTATAGGGTAGCTTTCGCTACACCTGCTTCTTTTGCCACACTATTAAAGTTTATTGCTTTAGAACTCTTTATAAGACGTTTAATAGCCTCCTCAACTTTATCTTTAGTTGCTTGTTTTCGCTGTTTATGTAGTTGCCGTAGTTGCTCCTCACGTTCAAAATTAGCCATGTTTAACACCTTTCTTCTGTTTTCTTTCTAACTGTTTCTTCACACGTTCAAATTTTCCAAAAATTACATTCCCACCCTTGATTGTTTCATAAATGCTCTGGTATCTCTCCAAGTTTTTTTCATTAGCTTTGACCATATCTTCGCGACCATATTTTTTGGAGGCTTCAATCCACTTTGTAGTGGTTTCTATTAGAAGTTCATACTTTTTAACGTCAAAACTCGTCATACCTACAGCTAAATCAAAACAAGGCTTTCCATCGTTGGCTGTGAGACAAGGAGGTTCTGCTGCTAATGGGCAGTTTCCTTTCACTCTAGCACGACAAGTTCCGTAGGGGTTGTCCAAAGCGTTTAGCTTTTCATCTTTCCACATCATATCTAGAATGTCTTCAGGGATATCTTCTGTTTCAGATACTTGATGAATTTCCCCATTTAGGTTAAAGGAAAATACACCTTGCTTAACCACCTTTTCAAACGCTTCCGTTTTGTATCGTCCAATAAACGGGCGTATCGCAGGGTCATTTCAGGCGAGGCATGAGCTAGTAATTCCTGGACGGTTAAAATGTCAGCGCCACCATTCAACATCTTGACCGCATATGTATGTCGAAATTGGTGTGATTTGAAATGGAATACATTGCCCACTTCGTCAGTAATGTTCTTTCGAAAGCTAGTTTTCCAAGTTGATCTCGTACCCAAAACTGGGAAAATGGTTTTCCCTTACGGGAACCTTTGTACCGAACGAAGATGTATTTATTAGGGTTGTTATCATCGTTACTGAGTTCCTTGGATTTATGGATTAAAACGGCAATCATATTTGCTAATTGGTCGTCAATCGGGATTTTATGACCATTCACATATATTTTTTCAATATCGGTTTGAATAGAATATTTGCCATTTAACCGAACCAAACAC
This DNA window, taken from Priestia megaterium NBRC 15308 = ATCC 14581, encodes the following:
- a CDS encoding L,D-transpeptidase; the encoded protein is MATGKTWEKTPVGIFKIVNKIKNRPYYTGHIPGGDPRNPLGKRWLGLDVNRTNGNTYAIHGNNNESSIGKYVSHGCVRMHNKDVEKLYEKVQIGTPVAITYSYKSFIDLTKIYGYTFKGYKLKNN
- a CDS encoding DUF6262 family protein, which codes for MANFEREEQLRQLHKQRKQATKDKVEEAIKRLIKSSKAINFNSVAKEAGVAKATLYNHIELKERIDFLRNQQEKAFVDDRIKRDENNQNAVISSLKRRIEKLEKKNQQLEKENRELRQKENEKLTDYFTKL